A genomic segment from Janthinobacterium sp. 64 encodes:
- the creB gene encoding two-component system response regulator CreB: MSKTVLIVEDEQAIADSIAYALRTDGFTPRHVTLGEQALAALRIEAAPQLVVLDIGLPDMSGLEVCRRMRQFSEVPVIFLTARSDEIDRIVGLEIGADDYVTKPFSPRELVARIRVILRRAGAAPAPARFELRALEAKVLFHGQPLDLTRYEYLLLKTLLEHPGHVLSRAQLMERVWSGAPDTLDRTVDAHVKSLRAKLRAIDAQVDPIQTHRGLGYSLAGA, encoded by the coding sequence ATGTCCAAGACTGTCCTGATCGTGGAAGATGAACAGGCGATAGCCGACAGCATCGCCTATGCCTTGCGCACGGACGGCTTTACGCCGCGCCATGTGACCTTGGGTGAGCAGGCGCTTGCCGCGCTGCGCATTGAGGCCGCACCGCAGCTGGTGGTGCTCGATATCGGCTTGCCCGACATGAGCGGGCTGGAAGTGTGCCGCCGGATGCGCCAGTTTTCCGAGGTGCCGGTGATCTTCCTGACGGCCCGCAGCGATGAAATCGACCGCATCGTCGGCCTGGAGATCGGCGCCGACGATTACGTCACCAAGCCATTCTCGCCGCGCGAACTGGTGGCGCGCATCCGCGTCATCCTGCGTCGCGCCGGCGCCGCGCCGGCACCGGCGCGCTTCGAGCTGCGCGCGCTCGAAGCGAAAGTGCTGTTTCACGGCCAGCCGCTGGACTTGACCCGCTACGAATACCTGTTGTTGAAAACCTTGCTGGAGCACCCAGGCCACGTGCTGTCGCGCGCGCAGCTGATGGAGCGCGTGTGGAGCGGGGCGCCCGACACGCTCGACCGTACCGTCGACGCGCACGTCAAATCGCTGCGCGCCAAGCTGCGCGCCATCGATGCGCAGGTCGATCCCATCCAGACCCACCGTGGCCTCGGCTACAGCCTGGCCGGCGCATGA
- the creC gene encoding two-component system sensor histidine kinase CreC, whose protein sequence is MKIGLRILLGYFLIVGLAAWFLLNVFMEQVKPGVRSTLEDTLVDTSQLLASLVAPDLKAGTLAQSPVAERMQDYARHGVDVNINGVRKRTLDYRIYITDRHGIVLFDSSGRDVGRDYARWNDVYLTLQGKYGARSTRSRPDDEMSTVMHVAAPIRDGNEVIGVLTVAKPNASVQAFVERSQRKILQRGAILLLLSLLIGLAFAWWLHHALGKLMHYIGDVEAGRKVALPALGQNEIGTLGRALEAMRTRLEGKEYVEQLMHTLAHELKSPIAAIQASAELLQEDMPPAERRQFLASILEQNARQRQLIDKLLALVRVEKQQRLEHPERIALGPLLAQVAQDAAATVAARGVRLQLQADDANVAGDPLLLRQALGNLLDNAAGFAPPGSCIDLTARRHGSLVEIAVRDRGAGIPAYALERIFERFYSLPRPSAGKSTGLGLPFVREVASLHGGTAEVLNHAEGGACARLCLPLA, encoded by the coding sequence ATGAAGATCGGCCTGCGCATCCTGCTCGGCTACTTCCTGATCGTCGGCCTGGCCGCGTGGTTCTTGCTGAACGTCTTCATGGAGCAGGTCAAGCCGGGCGTGCGCTCGACGCTGGAAGACACCCTGGTCGACACTTCGCAACTGCTGGCCAGCCTGGTGGCGCCCGACTTGAAGGCGGGCACGCTGGCGCAGTCGCCCGTGGCCGAGCGCATGCAGGATTACGCGCGCCATGGCGTGGATGTCAATATCAATGGCGTGCGCAAGCGCACGCTCGATTACCGCATCTATATTACGGACCGGCACGGCATCGTGCTGTTCGATTCCAGCGGGCGCGACGTGGGGCGCGACTATGCGCGCTGGAACGACGTGTATCTGACCTTGCAGGGCAAGTATGGCGCGCGCAGCACGCGCAGCCGGCCCGACGACGAGATGTCGACGGTGATGCACGTGGCAGCGCCTATCCGCGACGGCAACGAGGTGATCGGCGTGCTGACGGTGGCCAAGCCGAATGCCAGCGTGCAAGCGTTTGTCGAGCGCAGCCAGCGCAAGATATTGCAGCGCGGCGCCATCCTGTTGCTGCTGTCGTTGCTGATCGGCCTGGCATTCGCCTGGTGGTTGCACCATGCGCTGGGCAAGCTGATGCATTACATCGGCGATGTGGAAGCAGGGCGCAAGGTGGCGCTGCCGGCGCTGGGCCAGAACGAGATCGGCACCCTGGGGCGGGCGCTGGAGGCGATGCGCACGCGCCTGGAAGGCAAGGAATACGTGGAGCAGCTGATGCACACCCTGGCGCACGAATTGAAAAGCCCGATCGCCGCCATCCAGGCATCGGCCGAGCTGCTGCAGGAAGACATGCCGCCGGCCGAGCGGCGCCAGTTCCTCGCCAGTATCCTGGAACAGAACGCGCGCCAGCGGCAACTGATCGACAAGCTGCTGGCCCTGGTGCGCGTGGAAAAGCAGCAGCGGCTGGAGCATCCCGAGCGCATCGCGCTGGGGCCGCTGCTGGCGCAAGTGGCGCAGGACGCGGCCGCCACCGTGGCGGCGCGCGGCGTGCGCCTGCAGCTGCAGGCCGACGATGCGAATGTGGCGGGCGACCCTCTGCTGCTGCGCCAGGCGCTGGGCAACCTGCTCGACAACGCGGCCGGCTTCGCGCCACCCGGTAGCTGCATCGACCTGACGGCGCGGCGCCACGGCAGCTTGGTGGAAATTGCCGTGCGCGACCGCGGCGCGGGCATCCCCGCGTATGCGCTGGAGCGTATCTTCGAGCGCTTCTATTCCCTGCCGCGCCCGAGCGCCGGCAAGAGCACGGGCCTGGGCCTGCCCTTCGTGCGCGAGGTGGCCTCGCTGCATGGCGGCACGGCCGAAGTGCTCAACCATGCGGAAGGTGGCGCCTGCGCCCGCCTGTGCCTGCCGTTGGCCTGA
- the creD gene encoding cell envelope integrity protein CreD has translation MQKTLLVKALIVFGLMLLIGLPLLMIQETIKERMEFRQEAVNSIAADSVREQTIIGPILVIPYTEQYEERVEVAKGDDREAKSPVRTELLRRTVQRRLLVYPNNLLINGSIDADRRYRGIHQVLVYSGQHAFQGDFTVPAGSQLPRKSPDSRVTLGAPFVALSIEDVRGIRNIPKIDWGGQKIEFEQGTELFAFRSGLHAPLGAMPLAAPQQVKFSFDLGLDGIERQHFVPVAKNSQISIKSNWPHPQFGGRFLPSPKHRQINADGFQVEWNISSLATNAQTQLSTIEGEFKVPDSAPLGQVDRFSVGFIEPVNVYSQSDRATKYGLLFVALTFAAFFIFEILKSLPIHPVQYLLVGLSLVIFFLLLVGLAEHIAFLAAYLIASAACIALTSFYLAHVLHNAWRGIGFGLALTLLYGALYGLLSSENNALVMGSILLFAVLAAIMVATRKVDWYQVGKGGVAPAAEPHE, from the coding sequence ATGCAAAAAACTCTGTTAGTCAAAGCGTTGATCGTGTTCGGCCTGATGCTGCTGATCGGCCTGCCTCTGCTGATGATTCAGGAAACGATCAAGGAGCGGATGGAATTCCGCCAGGAAGCCGTCAACAGCATCGCCGCCGATTCGGTGCGCGAACAAACCATCATCGGCCCCATCCTGGTGATCCCCTACACGGAGCAATATGAAGAGCGCGTGGAAGTGGCCAAGGGCGATGACAGGGAAGCGAAGTCGCCCGTACGCACGGAGCTGCTGCGCCGCACGGTGCAGCGCCGCTTGCTCGTCTACCCGAACAACCTGCTGATCAATGGCAGCATCGACGCGGATCGCCGCTACCGCGGCATCCACCAGGTACTGGTCTACAGCGGCCAGCATGCGTTCCAGGGCGACTTCACGGTGCCGGCCGGCAGCCAGCTGCCGCGCAAGTCGCCGGACTCGCGCGTGACCCTGGGCGCACCTTTCGTCGCCCTGTCCATCGAGGACGTGCGCGGCATCCGCAACATCCCGAAAATCGACTGGGGCGGCCAGAAGATCGAGTTCGAGCAGGGTACCGAGCTGTTTGCCTTCCGCAGCGGCCTGCACGCGCCGCTGGGCGCCATGCCGCTGGCGGCACCGCAACAGGTGAAATTCAGCTTTGACCTGGGCCTCGACGGCATCGAACGCCAGCATTTCGTGCCGGTGGCGAAAAACAGCCAGATCAGCATCAAGTCGAACTGGCCCCATCCGCAGTTTGGCGGGCGCTTCCTGCCGTCGCCGAAACACCGCCAGATCAATGCCGATGGCTTTCAGGTCGAGTGGAACATCTCCTCGCTGGCCACCAACGCGCAAACGCAGCTGAGCACCATCGAGGGGGAATTCAAGGTGCCCGACAGTGCGCCGCTGGGCCAGGTGGACCGCTTCAGCGTCGGCTTCATCGAGCCGGTGAATGTGTATTCGCAATCGGACCGGGCCACCAAATACGGCTTGCTGTTCGTCGCGCTGACCTTTGCCGCCTTCTTCATCTTTGAAATTTTGAAAAGCCTGCCGATCCACCCGGTGCAGTATTTGCTGGTGGGGCTGTCGCTGGTGATCTTCTTCCTGCTGCTCGTGGGCCTGGCCGAGCACATCGCCTTCCTCGCCGCTTATCTGATCGCCAGCGCCGCCTGTATCGCGCTGACCAGCTTTTATCTGGCGCACGTGCTGCACAATGCCTGGCGCGGCATCGGCTTCGGCCTGGCGTTGACGCTGCTGTATGGCGCCCTGTATGGCTTGCTGAGCTCGGAAAACAATGCGCTGGTGATGGGCAGCATCCTGCTGTTCGCCGTGCTGGCCGCGATCATGGTGGCGACGCGCAAAGTTGACTGGTATCAAGTGGGCAAGGGTGGGGTGGCACCCGCTGCAGAGCCGCATGAATAG
- the rplC gene encoding 50S ribosomal protein L3, whose amino-acid sequence MSLGLLGRKVGMMRIFTDEGDSIPVTVLDVSNNRVAQIKTPETDGYSAVQVAFGQRRASRVTKAVAGHHAKAGVEAGTLLKEFRVDAAKAAELKAGDVVAASLFEVGQKIDVQGVTIGKGYAGVIKRYHFASGRATHGNSRSHNVPGSIGMAQDPGRVFPGKRMTGHLGDVNRTIQNLVIARIDADRQLLLVKGAIPGAKNGQVVVSPAIKTKAKKGA is encoded by the coding sequence ATGAGCCTAGGCCTTCTCGGTCGCAAGGTTGGTATGATGCGCATTTTCACGGATGAAGGGGATTCGATTCCTGTCACCGTGTTGGACGTATCGAACAACCGTGTTGCGCAAATCAAAACCCCTGAAACAGATGGCTACTCCGCTGTTCAGGTCGCATTCGGTCAACGTCGCGCTTCCCGCGTGACCAAAGCTGTTGCTGGTCATCACGCTAAAGCTGGTGTTGAAGCCGGTACTCTGTTGAAAGAGTTCCGTGTCGACGCTGCCAAAGCCGCTGAACTGAAAGCTGGCGATGTTGTCGCTGCTTCCCTGTTCGAAGTCGGTCAAAAGATCGACGTGCAAGGCGTTACCATCGGTAAAGGCTATGCAGGCGTTATCAAACGTTACCACTTCGCTTCTGGCCGTGCAACGCACGGTAACTCGCGTTCGCACAACGTTCCAGGTTCCATCGGTATGGCACAAGATCCAGGTCGCGTTTTCCCTGGTAAGCGCATGACCGGTCATCTGGGTGACGTTAACCGTACGATCCAGAACCTCGTGATCGCCCGTATCGATGCCGACCGTCAGCTGTTGCTGGTCAAAGGCGCGATTCCAGGTGCGAAAAATGGCCAGGTAGTTGTCTCGCCAGCCATCAAAACCAAAGCCAAGAAGGGAGCTTAA
- the rplD gene encoding 50S ribosomal protein L4, which yields MELKLLNAQGQAASNVAAADTIFGRDYNEALIHQVVIAYQANARSGNRKQKDREEVHHTTKKPWRQKGTGRARAGMSSSPLWRGGGRIFPNSPDENFTHKVNKKMYRAGICSILSQLAREERLIVIDDLTIDAPKTKLLSQKLNGLGFDSVLIITDVLNENLELASRNLPNVLVVEPRHADPMSLVFYKKILVTKAALAKIEEMLA from the coding sequence ATGGAACTCAAGCTTCTGAATGCGCAAGGTCAAGCCGCCTCGAACGTTGCTGCAGCCGATACGATTTTCGGCCGTGACTACAATGAAGCGCTGATCCACCAAGTCGTCATCGCTTATCAAGCGAATGCACGTAGTGGTAACCGCAAGCAAAAAGACCGTGAAGAAGTTCACCACACGACGAAAAAGCCATGGCGCCAAAAAGGTACCGGCCGCGCTCGTGCTGGTATGTCGTCGTCGCCACTGTGGCGCGGCGGTGGTCGGATTTTCCCGAACTCGCCTGACGAAAACTTCACCCACAAAGTGAACAAAAAGATGTATCGCGCAGGTATCTGCTCGATCCTGTCGCAGCTGGCCCGCGAAGAGCGCCTGATCGTCATCGACGATCTGACGATCGACGCGCCAAAAACCAAGCTGCTGTCGCAAAAATTGAACGGCCTGGGCTTTGATTCGGTTCTGATCATCACCGACGTTCTGAACGAAAACCTGGAACTGGCATCGCGCAACCTGCCTAACGTACTCGTCGTTGAGCCACGTCACGCAGACCCGATGTCCCTGGTGTTCTACAAGAAGATCCTGGTCACCAAAGCTGCATTGGC